Genomic DNA from Sphingobium sp. WTD-1:
AATATCTGCTGGAACTGGATTCGAAAGAAGGCCGCGCCGCATCGAGCTGGCACACCGACGTCACCTTCGTCCCTGCCTATCCCGAATCCTCGATCCTGCGCGCCATCGTCATCCCGCAGGCCGGCGGCGACACGCTCTGGGCCAATACGGCGGCCGCCTATGAGGAACTGCCCGAACCGCTGCGCCAGCTCGCCAACAGCCTGTGGGCGGTCCATTCCAACCTTTATGACTATGCCTCGGTCGTCACCAACGCGAATGAGGAAGCGGTGAAGCGCTATCGCGAAGTCTTCGCCTCGACGGTTTATGAAACCGAACATCCGCTGGTTCATGTCCACCCCGAAAGCGGCGAACGCTCGCTGATCCTGGGCCATTTCTTCAAGCAGTTCGTCGGCCTCAGCCAGGCCGACAGCCAGCGCCTGTTCGCCACCTTCCAGGATGCCGTGACCCGGCCGGAAAACACCGTGCGCTGGCGCTGGCAGCCGGGCGACGTCGCCATCTGGGACAATCGCGCCACCCAGCATCGCGCCATTGCCGATTTCGGCACCCAGCATCGCCAGCTCCGCCGCGCCACCATCGCCGGCACCGTCCCCGTCTCGATCGACGGCCGCAACAGCCGCATCATCAAGAAGGAAGATGGCAAGATTGCCGAAGCCGCCTGAGCAGGGCTTGCCCACCCCCTTACCCTGACCCTGACCTTCGGCACACTGGGCCGCGTTCCATTCGGACGCGGCCCCTTTTCACGGAAGACCCCATGAAGCTCCGCACTGTCCTTGCCAGCCTGGCGCTGGCCACCGCCCTCACCACGCCCGCGGCGGCGCAGGAAAAGCGTCCCAATTTCCTGGTGATCGTCGCCGACGACCTGGGCTATTCCGATATCGGTGTCTTTGGCAGCGAGATATCCACACCCAATCTCGACCGGCTCGCTCTGTCGGGCGTGCGCCTGACCGGCTTCCACACCGCGCCCACCTGCTCGCCGACCCGCTCGATGCTGCTGTCGGGCACCGACAATCATCGCGCCGGCCTTGGCACCATGGCGGAAATGCAGGCCCCCAATCAGATCGGCAAACCCGGCCATGAAGGCTATCTGCGCACCGACATCGCCGCCCTGCCCGAAGTCCTGACCGCCGGCGGCTATCGCACCCTCTTTTCGGGCAAATGGCATCTTGGCCTCACGCCCGAGCAGGATCCCCATGCCCGCGGTTTCCAGCACAGCTTCGCGCTGCTGCAGGGGGCAGGCAATCATTATGGCACCGACATTTCGGCCACGCCCAAGCCCGGCTTCACCACCTATCGCGAGGATGGCCGCACGCTCGACAGCCTGCCCAGCGACTATTATTCCTCCGACGCCTTCGCCACCAAGCTGATCGACCAGATCAAGACGACGAAGGACGACAAGCCCTTCTTCGCCTATCTCGCCTTCACCGCGCCGCACTGGCCGCTGCAGGCCCCGTCCGAAACCATTGCCAAATATAAGGGCCGCTATGAGGCGGGCTATGAAGCGCTGCGCGCCGAGCGGCTCAAGAAGCAGGTCGCCCTCGGCCTGGTCCCGGCCAGCGCCGCGCAGCACCCCCTAGAAAACAGCAAGCCCTGGGCAGAGCTGACCCCAGACGAGAAGAAGACCGCGTCGCGGACGATGGAAATCTATGCCGCGATGGTCGACCGGCTCGACCAGAATGTCGGCCGGGTGATCGATGCGCTCAAGGCCAGCGGCGAGTATGACAATACCGTCATCCTCTTCCTTGCCGACAATGGCGCCGAGGGGATGGACCTGGTCCATGCCCGCAATCCCCGCTTCCGCGCCCGCGCCGAAGCCGCCGACAACAGCTATGACAATCTGGGCAAGGACAGCAGCTATATCAGCTATGGCCCCGGCTGGGCGCAGGCGGCGACCACCCCCTCCTGGCTCTACAAGGCGTTCGCGACCGAGGGCGGCACCCGCACCACCGCCTTTCTCTCCGGACCAGCGGTGAAGAAGCCCGGCAGCATCGCCCATGACTATCTCAATGTCATGGACGTCGCCCCCACCCTGATCGACCTGGCCGGCATCGCCCCGCCCAAGGGGACATTCCAGGGCCGCACCGTCCAGCCGATCCGCGGCACCAGCTGGGCGCCCTGGCTCGCCGGCACGGCGCCGACCGTCCATCCCGCCAGCGAGGCGATCGGCACCGAATTGTTCGGCTCGCGCGCATTGCGCCAGGGCGACTGGAAGATCACCGATGCCGGCGATGGCCAATGGCATCTGTTCAACATCGCCGCCGATCCGGGCGAAACCACCGACCTGTCCGCCCGCGAACCGGCGCGCCGGGCGGCGCTGGAAAAGGCGTGGGACGCCTATGCCAGCGATGTCGGCGTCGTCCTGCCCAACCCGCGCATCATGGTGGAATAACCCGCGCATCAGGGGGATGGCACGCCCATCCCCCTCTTCTCCATCGCATTTTCCCCTTGCCCCGGCGGCGATCCCATGCACAAAGCTTGCCAATTGCCGCAGGCGGACCCATGTCCGCCGCACCCCGATTTGGCGGCGCAAGGATTGAAGTGATGGACGATGTGACGATCCAGGACAGGGCCGCTTCGGCGCGACCGCTCGCCCCGCAGGAAGTGGGCGAAGGACTGTCCGTCATCTCGATCGCGAAAAGCTATGACAAGCGCGTCGTCCTGTCCGACGTGTCGCTGACGGTGGGCAAGGGCGAGGTCGTCGGCCTGCTCGGCCCCAACGGCGCGGGCAAGACGACCTGCTTCTATTCGGTCATGGGCCTCGTCCGTCCCGATCAGGGCCGCATCATCCTCGACGGCCAGGATATTACCGGCCTGCCCATGTATCGCCGCGCGATCCTGGGCTTGGGCTATCTGCCGCAGGAAACCTCGATCTTCCGCGGCCTGACCGTCGCCCAGAATATCGGCGCCGTGCTGGAAATGGCGGAGCCGGACAAGGCCGCACGCGCCGCCAAGCTGGAACAGCTGCTCGACGAATTCGGCCTCACGCGCCTGCGCGATTCCGCCGCCATGGCGCTGTCGGGCGGTGAACGACGCCGCTGCGAAATCGCCCGCGCGCTCGCCGCCGATCCCTCGATCGTGCTGCTCGACGAGCCGTTCGCCGGCATCGATCCGCTGTCGATCGCGGACATTCGCGATCTGGTGAAGCAGCTCAAGACGCGCGGCATCGGTGTGCTCATCACCGACCATAATGTGCGCGAGACACTGGAAATCGTCGACCGCGCCTGCATCATCTACAGCGGTCAGGTGCTGTTCGCCGGCAGCCCCACCGAACTGGTCGCCCATCCCGATGTTCGCCGCCTCTATCTGGGCGAGAATTTCCAGCTCTGACATGATCGGCCGGCGCCCCCTCGCGGATGCAGGACGGCCCGGCTGATGGCGCTCGGGCCACGCCTCGACATCCGCCAGAGCCAGTCTCTGGTGATGACGCCGCAGCTTCAGCAGGCGATCAAGCTGCTGGCGCTGTCCAATCTGGAGATCGAGGCGTTCGTCGCCGGCGAACTGGAAAAGAACCCGCTGCTCGAACAGGGGACCGCCGATGACGGCGGCCGGGAAGGCAGCGGCATCGACCGCGAGGTGGAGGCGCCCACGCTGGCCGCCGAAACCGGCGCCAGCGACGATCTGATCGCCCAGGGGCTGGGCGGCGCCGACAGTCCACTCGACGTCGATCATGGCGTGGAAACCTTCATCGACGATGGCCCGGCCGACCGCATGGCCGCCGGCAGCGGCTCAGGCTCGCTCGACATGCTGGGCGGCGGCAGCGGTTCGGGCGAAGCGGTCGATTTCGACAGTTTCGCCAATGCCGCGCCCAGCCTGCAGGAACATCTGATGGACCAGGCCCGCAGCACGCTGTCGGGCATGGACCTGCTGATCGCCACCCAGTTGATCGGCCAGATCAGCGAAGCGGGCTATCTGGAGGCCAATCTGCTCCAGACCGCCCATGGCCTGGGCGTGCCGCTCTTCACGGTCGAGGCGGTGCTCGAAGTTATCCACAGCTTCGATCCCACCGGCGTGGGTGCCCGCTCGCTCGCCGAATGCCTCGCCCTTCAGGCGAAGGAGGCGAACCGCTACGATCCCTGCATCCAGCGGCTGCTCGCCAATCTCGACCTGCTGGCCAAGGGCGCCCTGCCCCAGCTGCGCCGCATTTGCGGCGTGGATGAGGAGGATCTGGCCGACATGATCCGCGAACTGCGCGGCTATGATCCCAAGCCCGGCCTGCGCTTCGCCAGCGACAGCGCGACGCCGGTCACGCCCGACCTGTTCGTCAGCCGCACCCGCGAGGGCTGGGGCATAGAGGTCAACAGCGCCACCCTTCCGCGCGTGCTGGTCAACCGCACCTATTATGTCGAACTGGCCGGCGGCCCGCAGGACAAGGTGAGCAAGGCCTGGCTGGCCGACTGCCTCGCCAGCGCCAACTGGCTGGTGAAGGCGCTCGACCAGCGGCAAAAGACGATCATCAAGGTAGCGAGCGAGATCGTCCGCCAGCAGGAGGATTTCTTCCGCAACGGCGTCGCCTATCTGAAACCCCTGACCCTGCGCGCGGTCGCCGACGCGATCGAGATGCATGAATCGACCGTCAGCCGCGTCACCTCGAACAAATATCTCTCCTGCCCGCGCGGCCTCTACGAACTCAAATATTTCTTCACCAGCGGCGTCGCGGCGGCGGATGGCGACGGCGCCGTCTCGGCCGAAGCGGTCAAGAGCCATATCAAGGCACTGATCGGCGCGGAGGAGGCCCATGCCATCCTCTCCGACGATACGCTGGTCGACCTGCTGCGCGCCAAGGGCATGGACATCGCCCGCCGCACCGTCGCCAAATATCGCGAGTCCATGGGCATCGGCTCCTCGGTCCAGCGCCGCCGGCAAAAGGCGCTCAAGGGCAAGGCAGCCTGAGCCTGTCCTACAGCGGCCCTTTCCCCTATCATCGGCGTCGGTGACGGCCCACTTTCCGATAGGATCAGGCCAGCGCAAGATAATGTCACAATGTGCGGGAAATATGCGAAGTTAAGCGGAGCAAATCCTATTTCGCCGCCTTGACCCCGGCCACCGCGGCGGCAAAAGCGGCGGCGCCAATCATCAGATCAAGGATCGCCCGCCGCCATGTCCGTCGCCTATCTCAACGGCCAGTTTCTGCCGCTCGAAGACGTCCGCATCTCCCCGCTCGATCGCGGCTTCCTGTTCGCCGACGGCATTTATGAAGTGGCGGCCGTGATCGATGGCCGGCTGGTCGACAGCGCCAGCCATCTCGCCCGGCTGGAACGTTCCTGCACCGAAATCGGCATCGCCCTGCCGCTGACCCTGGACGAGATCGAGGCGGCGCAGAAGGCTCTGGTCGCCCATAACGGCCTAAGCGAGGGCCTCGTCTATCTCCAGATCACCCGTGGCGCCGACGTCACCCGCGACTTCATCCCGCCGGCCGGTCTCCAGCCGACCCTGTTCATGTTCGTCCAGGACAAGACATTCCTCGACGTGCCCGCCGCCAGGACCGGCGTCGCGGTCGCCACCATGGCCGACCTGCGCTGGGCGCGGCGCGACATCAAGAGCGTCGGCCTGCTCGCCCAGGCGATGGCCAAGATGGCCGCCAAGGAAGTCGGCGCGCAGGAAGCCTGGATGATCGAGGACGGCTTCATCACCGAAGGCGCCTCCTCCACCGCCTTCATCGTCACCGACGAAGGCATCGTCACCCGCCCCTACAGCCAGTCGGTGCTGGCCGGCTGCACCGGCGCGGCGCTGACGGCCCTTGCCGAAGAAAGCGGCATCGCCGTCATCCGCCGCCCCTTCACCCTCGCCGAAGCGCTCGCCGCCAAGGAAGCCTTCATGACCAGCGCGTCCACCTTCTGCCTCTCGATCGTCAGGATCGACGGCCAGCCGGTCGGTGACGGCACCCCCGGCCCGGTCGCGACCCGGCTGCGCGAACTCTATATCGACTTCGCCCGCCGCACCGCGGTCTGACCTGCGACGAAATGAGTCCATTTCGGATCGAATAGGCAGAATAGGGCGCCGGCATCAGCCGGCGCCCTTTTGGTTTCCATGCTTCCACCGATATCTCGCGCGCGCGTGACGACCATCACGACAGCCCCGTGCATTTGCGCCATTATGGAGTCAGCGCCGGCTGCGCCCGGTGGGCAAGCGGCTAAGCTGCGGAACATAACAGGCACGGGAGATTGCGTGGTGATGGCCAATCCTTTCTCGACCGATCATGATCGTCCCTTCGCCGCGCCGGATGACCGGCGCGGGCTGCTGATCGTCGCCGACGGGGCATGGATCGACGATGCCGCCATGCTGGCCGATGCCGCCGGCCTGCGTCTGCTCGGCACCGTCCCGCTCGACCAGGCCGCCGCCCGGCTCGACATGCAGGTGGGCTGCGATGTCGTCCTGCTGCTCTGCCGCCAGCCTGATCCGCTGCTCGAACGGCTGATCGTCCAGGTCGAAACGATCGCGATCCAGAACCGCATGGCCGTCGTGCTTATGGCGGGTATCGAAACACTCGATATGGTCTTTGCCTGCATCCGCAGTCCGCAGACTCAGTTGCTGTGCAATCCCGACAATGGCGACATCGCCGCCGCCCTGCTCGCCGCCGCGCATAGCGATGCGCTGCCGCATGATCTTCACGACGCCACCCATGAAAGCGACGGCAACCGGTTGCAGCGGCTGAGCGAGGAAGTCAGCCGCCTCGCCCGCACGATCGAGGCCCTGACCGATCGGCCACGCCCGACGCTCCCCGCGTTCGACATGCCTGCGCGCATCGCCGATCGCCAGGGCGGCTATATTGCCATGCCGGCCATCGCCACGATCGGTGCGGCCACCATGGCGGAAACCGCCTCCGTCACCGCCGCACAGGTCCGCGACCTGCTGCGCGCGCGACGACTGCGCGCCGATTTCCTGCCCGGCGACCTGTTCGCCGATCCGGCCTGGGACATGATGCTGGACCTGCTCGCCGCCCGGCTGGAACAGGCCCATGTCTCGGTCTCCAGCCTGTGCATCGCCTCCGCCGTGCCGCCGACCACGGCGCTGCGCTGGATTCGGACGTTGACGGATAAGGCTTTGGTCGAACGTCGTGCCGATCCGCATGACGGCCGCCGCATCTTCATCGCGCTGGCCGACGATGCGGCCGAGCAACTGACCCGCTGGTTCGGCGCCAGCCGCCGCTATCTCAATGCCTGATTCTGCTGCCAGCCCTATTCGTTGATCAGGGTCAATGCGCTGAACGTCAGGAGCAGCCCCATGGCGTAGGCCAGATATTTGGTTTGCCGCCACCGATCACGGTCCGCCAACCAGCGCTCGTCGTCAATTGGTCCATCCCGCCGCTCGAACTCCGCATTCTGGGACGCGACATAGTTGACGATCCGGGTCAGGATATTCGGTTTCTGTTCCATCATTCCTGCTCCACCGGTCCGTCAGATAGGGCAAATATGGGCCACTGGGTCAAGCCGATGCCACCATAGGTCAGGCTTTTTCCCGAACCAGCGCATTGGTCCGCAAACCGACCTTGACCCGCGCGCCAAAATCCCTAGAAGCGCCCGCACCCCATGGGGGCGATTAGCTCAGTTGGTAGAGCGTCTCGTTTACACGGCGGGTGCCTATGAGGCTGAAACCCGCAGGAAAGCTAGGCTTTCCGCTTTCCCTTTTTCGATTGGTCGGGACTATGTCGGGACTCGCTTGCATCGAGCGCGTTCCGCACATCCTCGTCCAGCACATGTGCATAGCGCAGCGTCGTCTCGATCCGCTTGTGCTTTAGCGCTTCCTTCGCGGCGGCAAGCGATCCGGTCGCGCGGACGATGCGGGTGCCACGCGTGTGGCGCAGATCATGGATGCGGAAATTGTCGACGCCGGCGTCGGCCTTGGCCTGTTCAAAGGGCTTGCGAAGAGAGGTCGCGGTGAGCGGATAGCGCTTGCCGGCGCGACGATTGCCACGGCTCTTCTGGCAGACATAGGTGAAGACGAATGGCTTGCCCTCGTCATCGTCGGCCTGGGGCTGTCGAGCGATGATCTCGACCAGCGTCGAGGTGAGCGGCCGCACGACGAAATCGCCGCCCTTGATGCGCGTGATAGCCTGCTTGCGTTGCAGGTTCACATCGTCCCAGCGCAGGCCCAACACCTCGCCCCGGCGCCAGCCCGATTTGAGCAGGAAGTCGATCGCGTCCGCCACGTCGTTGCGGATCGCGAGGAAGAGTTTCTTTTCCTCCGTCAGGTCGAGTTCGCGCGGCGGCTTCTTCGCGACCTTGAGGAAGAGCTTGCCCCATTTGGGCATCTGGCCGACGTCATATTCGGTGTCGGCCGCGTGGCGCCAGATCGCGCGCGCGTTTTCGATGTCGCGATTGACCGATGCATTGGAGCGGCCATCCCGGCGCTTCGCAACGAAAATCTGGAAATCGCGCTGAGAGATCTCCGACAAAAGGCGCGTCGCGCCCAGCCCTTCGACCAGGGCGGCGGTCAGCCCCTTGATGGTGGGCCAGCTGGGCAGATGCTCCGCATGTTCCTGATAGAGGCCGCAGGCTTCATCGACGGTGATAGGCGGCCGCTGCTCTTCGGGCAGGGCCGCCTTATGGCGCTCGCGGCGCTCGAATGCTTCCGCCAATCGCTTGGACGTGCAGCCTGTCGACCCATGATAGCGCCGATGGTTGAACTGGAAATCATAGAGATAGTGGGGCCTGCCCTCAGGCTTGTAGACGGTCACCGGCTCAACGCTCTGTATGTCGCCTCGTGAAGGGCACGACGACGCCTCGATCGCGGCGCTTTGCCACTGACGTGCGGCGGGTGGGCGAAGCTGGCAGACATGCGGGCGGCACCTGGCGAAGTTGCTCGACGTATGATTCGAGATCCGCGACAGTGTAGCGAATGGCGCGCCCGATCAACACATAGCGGAGACGGCCCGCCTGGCGCTCCTTGCGCAGGGTGCGCGCGCAGAGGCTCAGGCGATCGGCCGCTTCCGTTTCGGTCAGAAGGATGGATTGGTCGGTCATGCGGCCTTTCGCTGCTGCCGATCGGCGCGGATCAGCTGGTGGAAGGACAGGTAATCGTCGATGCCGGCATAGAGGCCGGTATGGCCCGGCAGCTCCCACCGATAATGTTCGGCCAGATCCTCGATCCTCGCCCGGCGCTGATGGATGTCGGCGATGCCGTCGACCTTGGCGCCATGGAGAACCCGCAGCGCGTAGAGATCCGCGCCCATGGCGCAGTCGCGCTGGACGCGATCACCCGCGTTGCGGATCTCGCTGGCCATGGCCGTGTCATAGCGGCCGACGGCATC
This window encodes:
- a CDS encoding TauD/TfdA family dioxygenase; its protein translation is MTILTQSFLNAADADGPLDVVPVAGRIGAEIRGIALGGDLDDATIAAIRAALVRHKVIFFRAQHHLDDAGQEAFAERFGKPVAHPTVPVVPGSKYLLELDSKEGRAASSWHTDVTFVPAYPESSILRAIVIPQAGGDTLWANTAAAYEELPEPLRQLANSLWAVHSNLYDYASVVTNANEEAVKRYREVFASTVYETEHPLVHVHPESGERSLILGHFFKQFVGLSQADSQRLFATFQDAVTRPENTVRWRWQPGDVAIWDNRATQHRAIADFGTQHRQLRRATIAGTVPVSIDGRNSRIIKKEDGKIAEAA
- a CDS encoding arylsulfatase, with the translated sequence MKLRTVLASLALATALTTPAAAQEKRPNFLVIVADDLGYSDIGVFGSEISTPNLDRLALSGVRLTGFHTAPTCSPTRSMLLSGTDNHRAGLGTMAEMQAPNQIGKPGHEGYLRTDIAALPEVLTAGGYRTLFSGKWHLGLTPEQDPHARGFQHSFALLQGAGNHYGTDISATPKPGFTTYREDGRTLDSLPSDYYSSDAFATKLIDQIKTTKDDKPFFAYLAFTAPHWPLQAPSETIAKYKGRYEAGYEALRAERLKKQVALGLVPASAAQHPLENSKPWAELTPDEKKTASRTMEIYAAMVDRLDQNVGRVIDALKASGEYDNTVILFLADNGAEGMDLVHARNPRFRARAEAADNSYDNLGKDSSYISYGPGWAQAATTPSWLYKAFATEGGTRTTAFLSGPAVKKPGSIAHDYLNVMDVAPTLIDLAGIAPPKGTFQGRTVQPIRGTSWAPWLAGTAPTVHPASEAIGTELFGSRALRQGDWKITDAGDGQWHLFNIAADPGETTDLSAREPARRAALEKAWDAYASDVGVVLPNPRIMVE
- the lptB gene encoding LPS export ABC transporter ATP-binding protein; translation: MDDVTIQDRAASARPLAPQEVGEGLSVISIAKSYDKRVVLSDVSLTVGKGEVVGLLGPNGAGKTTCFYSVMGLVRPDQGRIILDGQDITGLPMYRRAILGLGYLPQETSIFRGLTVAQNIGAVLEMAEPDKAARAAKLEQLLDEFGLTRLRDSAAMALSGGERRRCEIARALAADPSIVLLDEPFAGIDPLSIADIRDLVKQLKTRGIGVLITDHNVRETLEIVDRACIIYSGQVLFAGSPTELVAHPDVRRLYLGENFQL
- the rpoN gene encoding RNA polymerase factor sigma-54, with the protein product MALGPRLDIRQSQSLVMTPQLQQAIKLLALSNLEIEAFVAGELEKNPLLEQGTADDGGREGSGIDREVEAPTLAAETGASDDLIAQGLGGADSPLDVDHGVETFIDDGPADRMAAGSGSGSLDMLGGGSGSGEAVDFDSFANAAPSLQEHLMDQARSTLSGMDLLIATQLIGQISEAGYLEANLLQTAHGLGVPLFTVEAVLEVIHSFDPTGVGARSLAECLALQAKEANRYDPCIQRLLANLDLLAKGALPQLRRICGVDEEDLADMIRELRGYDPKPGLRFASDSATPVTPDLFVSRTREGWGIEVNSATLPRVLVNRTYYVELAGGPQDKVSKAWLADCLASANWLVKALDQRQKTIIKVASEIVRQQEDFFRNGVAYLKPLTLRAVADAIEMHESTVSRVTSNKYLSCPRGLYELKYFFTSGVAAADGDGAVSAEAVKSHIKALIGAEEAHAILSDDTLVDLLRAKGMDIARRTVAKYRESMGIGSSVQRRRQKALKGKAA
- a CDS encoding D-amino-acid transaminase; translation: MSVAYLNGQFLPLEDVRISPLDRGFLFADGIYEVAAVIDGRLVDSASHLARLERSCTEIGIALPLTLDEIEAAQKALVAHNGLSEGLVYLQITRGADVTRDFIPPAGLQPTLFMFVQDKTFLDVPAARTGVAVATMADLRWARRDIKSVGLLAQAMAKMAAKEVGAQEAWMIEDGFITEGASSTAFIVTDEGIVTRPYSQSVLAGCTGAALTALAEESGIAVIRRPFTLAEALAAKEAFMTSASTFCLSIVRIDGQPVGDGTPGPVATRLRELYIDFARRTAV
- a CDS encoding MarR family transcriptional regulator, encoding MANPFSTDHDRPFAAPDDRRGLLIVADGAWIDDAAMLADAAGLRLLGTVPLDQAAARLDMQVGCDVVLLLCRQPDPLLERLIVQVETIAIQNRMAVVLMAGIETLDMVFACIRSPQTQLLCNPDNGDIAAALLAAAHSDALPHDLHDATHESDGNRLQRLSEEVSRLARTIEALTDRPRPTLPAFDMPARIADRQGGYIAMPAIATIGAATMAETASVTAAQVRDLLRARRLRADFLPGDLFADPAWDMMLDLLAARLEQAHVSVSSLCIASAVPPTTALRWIRTLTDKALVERRADPHDGRRIFIALADDAAEQLTRWFGASRRYLNA
- a CDS encoding site-specific integrase; this encodes MTVYKPEGRPHYLYDFQFNHRRYHGSTGCTSKRLAEAFERRERHKAALPEEQRPPITVDEACGLYQEHAEHLPSWPTIKGLTAALVEGLGATRLLSEISQRDFQIFVAKRRDGRSNASVNRDIENARAIWRHAADTEYDVGQMPKWGKLFLKVAKKPPRELDLTEEKKLFLAIRNDVADAIDFLLKSGWRRGEVLGLRWDDVNLQRKQAITRIKGGDFVVRPLTSTLVEIIARQPQADDDEGKPFVFTYVCQKSRGNRRAGKRYPLTATSLRKPFEQAKADAGVDNFRIHDLRHTRGTRIVRATGSLAAAKEALKHKRIETTLRYAHVLDEDVRNALDASESRHSPDQSKKGKRKA
- a CDS encoding helix-turn-helix domain-containing protein, translated to MTDQSILLTETEAADRLSLCARTLRKERQAGRLRYVLIGRAIRYTVADLESYVEQLRQVPPACLPASPTRRTSVAKRRDRGVVVPFTRRHTER